CGGCCGCCGCTCGCCCAGCGGCAGCCGGTAGGTCAGCGACGGGTCGATGAACAGCTCGTCGGGGAGCCGGGAGACCAGCACGTGCGGGTCGCGCAGGTAGATGCAGATGTCCCGGGCGCCGGCCGCCTCGGAGCGCAGCACGTCCGCCACCTCCGCCGGGTCGGTGAAGGTCTGCCCGAAGACCAGCCGACCCCAGCCGCAGTCCAGCACCACGTCCGCCGGGCCGGTGCCCCGCTCGCGGGGCTCGGGCGCGCCGGGAGCGACCGGATCGCCGCCGGGGCCGACCCGCTCGCGGCGTCGTCCCAGCACCCGCTCCCGGTCCGTACGGGCGGCTCCGGTCGCCAACGTCTCGGTCACGGTCAGTCGATTCCGTGGCTCTGGAGCCACATTTCCAGGAGGCCGAGTTGCCACAGCTTGTTTCCGTTCAACGGGGTCAGTTCGGCGTTCGGATCGGCGAGCAGCGCGTCGACGTAGTCGGCACGGAACAGGTCGCGGCGGCGGGCGGCGGGCGCGGAGAGCGCGTCGCGTACCCGGTCGAGGAGCTTGCCCTCGAGGTGGGTGAGGCCCGGCACCGGGAAGTAGCCCTTCGGCCGGTCGATGACCTCGTGCGGGAGGACCCGGCGGCCGATCTCCTTGAGCACGCCCTTGCCGCCCTGGGCCAGCTTCAGCTCCGGCGGGCAGCTCGCGGCCAGCTCCACGAACTCGTGGTCGAGGAACGGCACCCGGGCCTCCAGCCCGTGCGCCATGGTCATGTTGTCGACCCGCTTCACCGGGTCGTCGGTGAGCATGACCTGGGTGTCGATCCGCAGGCCGGCGTCGACCGCGGTGTCCGCGCCGGCCCGCGTCAGGTGGGCGGCGACGAACTCCCGCGCCGGGTCGCCGTCGGCCAGCCAGTCCGGGTTCAGCACCCGGGCCAGGCCGGCCGCGTCCCGGTCGAAGAACGCCTTGGCGTACGTGTCGAGCGCCTGCTCCCGGTCGATGCCGGCGAGCGGCGGGTACCAGTGGTAGCCACCGAGGATCTCGTCCGCGCCCTGGCCCGACTGGACCACCTTGACGTGCCTCGCGACCTCCTGGCTGAGCAGGTAGAACGCGACGCAGTCGTGGCTGACCATCGGCTCGCTCATCGCCGCCACGGCCGCCTCCAGCGGCGGCACGAGGTCCTGGGCGGCCACCCGGAGCTGGTGGTGGTCGGTGCCGAAGGTCTTCGCGACCAGATCGGAGTAGACGAACTCGTCGCCCTCCCGGCCGCCGACGGCGTCGAAGCCGATGGAGAAGGTGGCCAGGCCGGTCTGCCCCTCGCCGGCCAGCAGCGCGACGACCAGGCTGGAGTCGAGCCCGCCGGAGAGCAGCACGCCGACCGGCACGTCGGCGACCATCCGGCGGCGCACGGCGGTGGTCAGCGACTCCAGCAGCGCGTCCTGCCAGTCCCGCTCGGACCAGTCGGCGCGCTCGGCGGCGCGGGTGAAGGCCGGGTCCCAGTAGACCCGCTCGTGGGTACGGCCGTCCGGCTCGTACACCCGGACGGTGGCCGGGGGGAGCTTGGCGACGCCACGCAGGATGGTGCGCGGCGGCGGCACGATGCTGTGGAAGCTGAGGTAGTGCGCGAGCGCGACCGGGTCGATCGAGGTGTCGATCCCGCCGCCGGCCAGCAGCGCCGGCAGGGTGCTGGCGAAGCGCACCACGCCCGGGGTCTCGGCCACGTACAGCGGCTTGATGCCGAGGCGGTCGCGGGCCAGCACCAGCCGGCCGGTGTCCCGCTCGGTGATGGCGACGGCGAACATGCCGATCAGGTGGTCGACGAAGTCGAGCCCCCACTCGGCGTACGCCTTGACGACCACCTCGCTGTCGCCGGTGGAGAAGAAGCGGTGCCCCTTGGCCTGCAACTCCGCGCGCAGCTCGCGATAGTTGTAGACGCAGCCGTTGAAGACGCCGGTGAGCCCGGAGTCGGGGTCGACGAGCGGCTGCCCGCTGGCCGCCGACAGGTCGATGATCTTCAGGCGTCGGTGCCCGAGGGCGACCGGCCCCTGGGACCAGACCCCACTGTCGTCGGGTCCCCGGTCACTCATCGTGGCCGCCATGCGCTCCACCGCCGCGACATCGGCGCGTGAGCCGTCACGGCGGAACTCCCCAGCCAGTCCGCACATGGCAGGCAATGCTGCCAGAGGTTGTTGCGATTCGCCTGTTGAGACGATGACAGTTGTGTGACGACGTTGCTAGAATCTCCGCCCGCGCCGAGCAGGCCGTGATCGCCGGCCGTGGCGCTGGCGTTCCGTGTCGGCGAGGGTCACGCTGCGAGGATCCGGCCGGGCCGCCCGTGTGACAAACACCGCACCGACGTGACTGCCCGCCGGCCGGCGGAGGTCGGCATCGACCTCCACCGGCTCCGGAACGTCAGCCGGCGGTACGGGCCACGCCGACCGGACAGCTCAGCCCGTTGGGGCCGTGGTTGCAGTACCCGTTCGGGTTCTTCGTCGGGGCGAGGTACTGCTGGTGATAGTCCTCGGCGAAGTAGTAGTCACCGAGCGGGGCGATCTCCGTGGTGATCTCGCCCTTGCCGGCCCGGGCCACGATCGGGGCGAACGCGTCGCGCGACGCCTGCGCGGTGGCCAACTGCTCGTCGGTCGTGGTGTAGATCGTCGAGCGGTACTGGGTGCCGACGTCGTTGCCCTGGCGCATGCCCTGAGTCGGGTCGTGGTTCTCCCAGAAGACCTTGAGCAGGTCCTCGTAGCTGATGACCGTCGGGTCGTAGACCACCTGGACCACCTCGGCGTGCCCGGTCATGCCCGAGCAGACCTCCTCGTACGTGGGGTTCGGCGTGACGCCGCCCGCGTAGCCGGCGGAGGTGGTGAGCACGCCCGGCAGGGTCCAGAACAGTCGCTCGGCGCCCCAGAAACAACCCATCCCGAAGACCGCGACCTGCGCACCGGCCGGGAACGGGCCCTTCAGCGAGGAGCCGAGCACCTCGTGGCGGTCGGCGATCGGCATCGCGATCGGCCGGCCGGGCAGGGCCTGGTCGGGGGTGGGCAGCTCGGCCTTCATGCGGCGAAGGAACACGGTGGGACTCCTCTCGTACCTGTCCCAGCGTGCAACGCCGCCGGGCCGCAGTTCCTTACCCGTCCCGTCGTCGATCACCCGGCCACCCCCGGTCCGGCTGATCCGGGCACGACCGCGCTCGCCGGGCTTTCCACCCGTATCAGGCGGAAAGCACCATGAACCACCCGCCCCTTCTCCGGCCGTGCGGGGCTCCGGGCCGTCCATTGCCCGGGTCACCACGCCTGGTTAGCGTGCGACTACCGGTCCACCCTGATCGATGTCCGGCGTTCGCGCGCCGGGGTCGGCTCCGGACCCGTCTGGGGGCCTCGTGCAGTCACTCGCCAGTCCTGGGGAACTCACCGTCGCCGTGGTCATGGCGGACGTCGCCATCGTCCTCGTCGTCGGGTACGTCTTCGGCCGCTGGCTGCGGCGGATGGGTCAGCCCGTGGTCATCGGCGAGATCATCGCCGGCATCGCGCTCGGTCCGAGCCTGCTCGGGCTGCTGCCCGGCAACCCCACCGCGGTGATCTTCCCGGCCGAGGCCCGGCCCTACCTCAGCGCCATCTCGCAGGTCGGGCTCCTGCTGTTCATGTTCCTGATCGGCTGGGAGTTCGACCGTCGGGTGGTGGCCCGCCGCAAGGCGTTGACCCTGTCGGTCTCGCTCTGCTCGATCGCGCTCTCCTTCGGCCTGGGCGTCGGTCTCGCCGCCCTGCTCTACGCCGACCACGCCACGGTCGCCGGCCGGCGGGTGCCCTTCACGGTGTTCGCGCTGTTCCTCGGCGCCGCGATGTCGATCACGGCGTTCCCGGTGCTGGCCCGCATCCTCAAGGACCGCAAACTGCTGCACACCGAGGTCGGCGTGCTCGCGCTGGGCAGCGCGGCGATCGACGACATCCTCGCCTGGTGCATCCTGGCGCTGGTCGCCGCGATCGCCGCCGCCGGGGACGGCACCGACCTGGTCCAGATCGCCGTGCTCTCGGCCGCCTACGTCGCGGTCATGTCCACCGTGGTCCGCCCGCTGCTGACCGCCTTCGTCCGTCGTACGGCGGCGCTGAACCGGCCGGCGTACCTGGCGATCTTCGTCGCGGCCGGTGTGTTCCTGTCCTCCTACGCGACCACCTGGATCGGCATCCACGCGATCTTCGGCGCGTTCGCCTTCGGCTTCATCATGCCCCGCCGGCCCGAGGCGGCGCTGCACCGGCAGGTGCGCGAGCCGTTCGAGAACATCGGCCTGGTACTCCTCCCGGTCTTCTTCATCGTCACCGGGCTCGGCGTCGACATCGCCTCGTTGACCGCGGCGAACTACCTGGAGCTGGGGGCGATCATCCTGGTCGCCTGCGTCGGCAAGACGATCGGCGCGGCCGCACCGGCGCTGGCCCTCGGCCTGCCCGGCCGGGACGCCCGCACCCTCGGCGTCCTGATGAACACCCGAGGGCTGACCGAACTGATCGTGCTGAACGTCGGCGTGAGCCTGCACGTGCTGGACAAGCAGATGTTCACCATGATGGTGATCATGGCGCTGGTCACCACGGCGATGGCCGGACCGCTGCTGCCGAAGGCCCCGGCGACACCCGCTGCGGACGTCGCCCGGCCGGAGCCGGCCGACCGGGCCGTGCCGTCGCGCTGACGCCGCCCGTGCGGGATCGTCACCGTAGGTGGTGGAACGGTCCGGGACGGTGACACGTCGAACCGGTATGAGCAGATGGAGCAGGTGGCTGGGCGGTGTCGCGGTGCTGTCGGTCGCCGTGCTCGCCGGCTGTGCGCAGCCCGATCCGGACGCGTCCGCCTCCGCCCCGGCGACGGCGTCCGGCACCGGCCCGGCGGCCCCGCCGGTCACGGTCACCGTTCCGGCCGACCGTCACCGCGTCGGTGACGTCATCGTGCTGACGGTGGTCAACGGCGGCGCCGCCCCGCTGTACGCCGACGACCTGCGGACCGACTGCTCTCCGGTGCTGCTGGAACGGCGCGAGGGCGGGACGTGGACCCGCTACGACAACTGCGGCGTCGAGCGGGCGTCGGCCGTCGTCACCTGGGCGCCGGGTGAACGGCGCGAGATCCGGCTCGACACGGCCGGCGGCAACTTCTCCGCGCCGCCGCTGCTGGCCGGCGTCCACCGGATCGCCTTCGGCTTCCGCTGGTCGCCCACCCCGGAGGGTGCCGTCACCGAGTGGGTCCACTCGTCGGAGTTCCGGATCGGCTGACCCGTTGGCCCGGTCCGCGCCCGAGGGCACGGACCGGGCGACACCGGGTGGGCGGTCACCCGAGGGCCCACCGGGTCCAGGGGTCAGAAGCAACCCGAGTCGAGGGTGCTGCCGAACTCGACGTAGCGCGCGTTGACGTGGGCGGACGTCGTGTTGCCCCCGGACAGCGCGTAGTTGGTGCCGACCCAGGTCCGTTGGCACTTCGCGTTGGTGCGCACGGTGAAGTAGTCGCCGTACCGGCCGTCGGTGCGGTTGTGCGTGCCCGAGGCGGTCAGGATCACCGATCCGAAGGCGATCGGGTCGGCCGGGGTGTCGTCGACGCCCACGTAGCCCTGTGCCGCCGCGCCACCCCCACCGGCGGCGCCACCCGCCGCGATGGAGATCCCCAGGTCACCGAAGACGTTGCCGCTCACCACCGGGTACCCGAAGCAGAGCGAGGCGTTCCAGATGTGC
This genomic interval from Micromonospora coxensis contains the following:
- a CDS encoding N-acetylglutaminylglutamine amidotransferase — translated: MCGLAGEFRRDGSRADVAAVERMAATMSDRGPDDSGVWSQGPVALGHRRLKIIDLSAASGQPLVDPDSGLTGVFNGCVYNYRELRAELQAKGHRFFSTGDSEVVVKAYAEWGLDFVDHLIGMFAVAITERDTGRLVLARDRLGIKPLYVAETPGVVRFASTLPALLAGGGIDTSIDPVALAHYLSFHSIVPPPRTILRGVAKLPPATVRVYEPDGRTHERVYWDPAFTRAAERADWSERDWQDALLESLTTAVRRRMVADVPVGVLLSGGLDSSLVVALLAGEGQTGLATFSIGFDAVGGREGDEFVYSDLVAKTFGTDHHQLRVAAQDLVPPLEAAVAAMSEPMVSHDCVAFYLLSQEVARHVKVVQSGQGADEILGGYHWYPPLAGIDREQALDTYAKAFFDRDAAGLARVLNPDWLADGDPAREFVAAHLTRAGADTAVDAGLRIDTQVMLTDDPVKRVDNMTMAHGLEARVPFLDHEFVELAASCPPELKLAQGGKGVLKEIGRRVLPHEVIDRPKGYFPVPGLTHLEGKLLDRVRDALSAPAARRRDLFRADYVDALLADPNAELTPLNGNKLWQLGLLEMWLQSHGID
- the msrA gene encoding peptide-methionine (S)-S-oxide reductase MsrA, translating into MFLRRMKAELPTPDQALPGRPIAMPIADRHEVLGSSLKGPFPAGAQVAVFGMGCFWGAERLFWTLPGVLTTSAGYAGGVTPNPTYEEVCSGMTGHAEVVQVVYDPTVISYEDLLKVFWENHDPTQGMRQGNDVGTQYRSTIYTTTDEQLATAQASRDAFAPIVARAGKGEITTEIAPLGDYYFAEDYHQQYLAPTKNPNGYCNHGPNGLSCPVGVARTAG
- a CDS encoding cation:proton antiporter domain-containing protein, yielding MADVAIVLVVGYVFGRWLRRMGQPVVIGEIIAGIALGPSLLGLLPGNPTAVIFPAEARPYLSAISQVGLLLFMFLIGWEFDRRVVARRKALTLSVSLCSIALSFGLGVGLAALLYADHATVAGRRVPFTVFALFLGAAMSITAFPVLARILKDRKLLHTEVGVLALGSAAIDDILAWCILALVAAIAAAGDGTDLVQIAVLSAAYVAVMSTVVRPLLTAFVRRTAALNRPAYLAIFVAAGVFLSSYATTWIGIHAIFGAFAFGFIMPRRPEAALHRQVREPFENIGLVLLPVFFIVTGLGVDIASLTAANYLELGAIILVACVGKTIGAAAPALALGLPGRDARTLGVLMNTRGLTELIVLNVGVSLHVLDKQMFTMMVIMALVTTAMAGPLLPKAPATPAADVARPEPADRAVPSR